ACGGCGCCGTCGAACTGGTCGGCCCGCATGTGCACGCCGTCGCCACCGCCTCCCTGGCGCTGACGGCGGTCTCCTTCGCGCTGCTGGTGCTGTGGCGGGTGCGGGCGCGGCGCTGGAGCGAGGCCACGCCGTTCGACGCGGCGCTGTGCGCGGTACTGCTGTTCACGGTCACCAGCCGGGTGATCAGCCCGCAGTACATGATCTGGCTGGTCGGTCTCGCCGCCGTGTGCGTGACCTCGCGGCACACCAGCCAGCGCCCGGTCGCGGCGCTGGTCCTGGCGGCGACCGCGCTGACCACGCTGGAGTTCCCGATGCGCTACGGCGATGTGGTCGACGGCACCTGGACCGGCTGTCTGCTGATGCTGGCGCGCAACGGGATCCTGGCGGCCGCGGCCGTGCTGTCGTTCGTCCGGCTGTGGCGGGCGACACGGCCGGACGGAAAGAGCTTGCCGGCGACGGAACCCCGACCCGGTTCTGACCGCCTTCCGGACCGGACGCTAAGCTTCTCTTAACAGCGGATTACCAAATATTCTTAACATCGTATTACCGAGCATTTCTACGCTCCCGGCCCGTGGACCTGATGCGACCAGCCCCATCCGACACACCCGACGCACCCGATACAGCAGGCACCGCCGAATCGACCTCCGATACGGCGGGCGCCGCCGACGCCCCGCGCGCGGCGCAGGTCGGCGTCGTCGTCATCGGCTACAACGACCGCGCCCATGTGGGCGACGCCGTGCGTTCGGCGCTGGCCCAGGGGCCGGCGGTCGCCGAGGTCATCGCCGTGGACGACTGCTCCACGGACGGCAGCGCCGAGCTGCTGGACCGGCTGGCCGCCGACGAGCCCCGGCTGCGGGTGGTGCGCCGGGATGTGAACAGCGGCGGCTGCGGCAGCCCGCGCAACAACGGAATCGACGCGCTGACGACGCCGTACGTGATGTTCCTGGACAGCGACGACGTGCTGCCGCCCGGCGCGGTGGACGCGCTGCTGGCGGCGGCCACAGGGGCGCACGCCGAGGTCGCGAGCGGGTTGTGCGTGCGCCGGGAGCTGCCCTCAGGGCGTGAACAACCCTGGCAGGAGCCCCTCTACACGGCGCACACCGTCCTCGCGCACCCCTCCCAGCACCCGCGCCTGGTCCACGACACGCTGTGCGTCAGCAAGCTGTACCGCACCGACTTCCTGCGCGAACACGGCATCCGCTTCCCCGACGGCCGCTTCCTCTACGAGGACATCGTCTTCACCGCGCGTGTACTGGCCGCCGGCCCGCGCATGGCGCTCGTACCGGACCGCGTGTATCTGTGGCATGTGCGCCGGTCCGCCGAGCAGTTGTCGCTCTCGCTGGACCGGGAGCGCATCGACAACTGGAAGGCGCGCGTCGAGGCGTGCACGCTGGCGTACGACATCCTGCTGAGCGCCGGGCAGAAGGAGCTGGCGCGGGCGGTGCGGGCCAAGTTCCTCGACCACGAGGTACGGATGTACACACGTGAGCTGGGGTTGCGCGACGCGGACTACCAGCGCGCGTGGTGGGCGCTCACCCGGGAGTACCTCGCGCACTACGACGCCGCCGACTGGGAACTGAACCCGAGCGCACCGGGCCTGCTGCTCGCGCGGGTCGTCCTGGAGTCGCCCGAGCCCCGCGACCTGCCCCGCATGCGTGAACTGGCCGCGCGCCCGGCGCGCCTCCTGCCGCCCTACGCCCGCACCCCCGACGGCACCCCCGTCTGGTCCGAGGACCTCCCCCAGGTCACCCTCACGCCGTTCCTGACCCGCCCGACCGCCAGGCTCCCGCTCGCCTTCGAGGCGGAACTGCAGCCACGCGCGCGTGCCTCGCGTCTGCTCCTGCGGCTGCACGAGATGTACGGCAGGGTGGCCGAGGCGGCACCGCGCGAGCTGGACGTGGAGTGGCAGTCCCGGGACGACGAGCGCACACGCGGGCGCACGACGGTCCCGCTCACGTCCTCCGGCGCGGAGACGGACCCGGCCAGCTGGTCGGCCGAGCTGCCCGTGGACCTGGGCGCGCTCGGCGCGGGCACCTGGGACCTTCAGCTGACCGTACGCTTTGCAGACGGCGCGCAGCGGCACGTCACGGCGCACGCCCTGACGGGCGCCGGCCGGCTGCGCCGGCGCGCCGTCCCGAGCGTCCGGCACGGCGTGCTCCTGGTACAGCCGTACGCCACTCACTCCGGCGCACTCGCCGTGCGCATGGCGAGCGGCGTACGCGGGGTGGTACAGGTGGCACGCAGCCGGCTGCGCCGACTGCTGCACTGAGAGAGCCCCGCTTCACTGACACACGGGGACCGACTGACGAGGAGACGGGCCGCACAATGACCTGGCTGATCACCGGCGGTGCCGGATACATCGGGGCACACGTCGTACGGGCGATGACCGAGGCGGGAGAGCGCACGGTCGTCTACGACGACCTGTCCACGGGCGTCGCCGAGCGCGTACCGGCGGAGGTACCGCTGGTGCGGGGCTCCGTCCTGGACGCGGACCGGGTGGCCCGCACACTCGCCGAGCACGAGATCAGCGGCGTCGTGCACCTGGCGGCGAAGAAGCAGGTGGGCGAGTCGGTGGAGCGCCCGCTGCACTACTACCGGGAGAACGTGGAGGGCCTGCGCACCCTCCTGGACGCGGTGACGCAGGCGGAGGTCCCGTCCTTCCTCTTCTCCTCCTCGGCGGCGGTCTACGGCATGCCGGACGTCGACCTGGTGACGGAGGAGACCCCCTGCGAACCGATGTCCCCTTACGGCGAGACGAAGCTGGCCGGCGAGTGGCTCGTCCGCGCGACGGGCAAGGCGACCGGCCTGTCGACCGCGTCGCTGCGCTACTTCAACGTGGCCGGCGCGGCGAGCCCGGAACTGGCCGACACGGGCGTCTTCAACCTGATCCCGATGGTCTTCGAAAAGCTCACCGAGGGCGCGCCGCCGCGCATCTTCGGCGACGACTACCCGACGCCTGACGGAACCTGTGTGCGCGACTACATCCACGTGGTCGACCTGGCCGAGGCCCATGTCACCGTCGCCCGCGCGCTGGCCTCCTCCCCCGGTACCGACCTGACCGTCAACATCGGCCGGGGCGAGGGCGTCTCCGTGCGCGAGATGATCGACCGCATCAACGCGGTCACCGGCTACGACCGCCCGCCGGTCGTCACGCCGCGCCGCCCCGGCGACCCCGCGCGCGTCGTCGCCTCGGCCGACCGCATCGCCACCGAACTGGGCTGGCGGGCCAAGTACGACGTCCAGGACATGATCACCTCGGCCTGGGAGGGCTGGCTCCGCCACCACCCGGAGGCGGCCCGCTCCTAGGCCGCACCGAGACGCGACGGGGCTCCTCGAGAGCCCCGGCTGCGGGTGGTCCATGACTGATCGCGCGGTTCCCCGAGCCTCTTGGGGAACCGCAGCACCCCACGAGCCCAGCAGAGGGCGCGCTCAGAGCGCCTTGAGCGCCCCCGCCGTAGCCCGGGCCAGATTGTCCAGGTACCCCTTGGGCAGCTTCGGGGACCGGGTCACCACCGCGCGCCAGTACAGGGGGCCCGAGATGAGGTCGAGGGCGAGGTCGGGATCCACACCCGCTCGCACCTCCCCCCGCTCCTCGGCCGCCGCCACGATCTTGCTGGCCACGCCCTCCTGTCCGTCCCGCAGGGCCTTCTGGAAGGCGTCGGCGATGTCGGGATTGCGGGCCGCCTCCGCCTGCAGGTCGGGGATGATCTGCGAGGCGACCGGGTGGCGCAGGGCGCGGGACGTGACCTCGTAGAGCAGGCGCAGGTCGCCCTCCAGGGAGCCCGTGTCGGGGACCGGGAGGCCCAGGACCGCCATCGCCGAGACGACGTCCAGGACGAGGTGCAGCTTGGAGCGCCAGCGCCGGTACACCGCCGTCTTGCCGACACCCGCCCGCCGCGCGATGCCCTCGATGGACATCCGGGCGTAGCCGACCGCCGCGAGTTCCTCGAAGACCGCCCCGCGAATGGCTTCGGTCACATCCTCCCGGAGCAGGGCGGCCCCGGCGGGGGTCCTGCGGCGCTGGGGCGTCCGCGGCTCGTCGGCGTTCGTCGTCATGACGCACAGCATAGGCCGTGACGACGATACGGTTGCGTTCCGACGTCGATTGGTTCTACGCTCCCGTTGCGACGATACGGTCCCGTTCCGGCGTAAGAGAACGTGAAGAGAAGCGTAAGGAAGCGCGCGAAACGACGAAGCGTCGGACCATGGACCACCGACGCGACCCGGCTGCCGGCCGGGCGCGGCACCCCCCTCCCCCGAGCGAAAGCAGCGGATGTGAGCCAGGTCCTCGACACACCGCCCCCCACCCAGGCTCCGGCCGACGATCTCGCGGCACTGGCCGCCCGACACGGCCTGACGGTCAGCGGCGCGCGCCCCACCCTGCCCGAGTACGTCCGCCAGCTGTGGGCCCGGCGTCACTTCATCACCGCCTTCGCCACCGCCAAGCTCACCGCGCAGTACAGCGAGGCGAAGCTCGGCCAGATCTGGCAGGTCATGACCCCGCTGCTGAACGCGGCGGTCTACTACTTCATCTTCGGTGTGCTGATGGGCACCAAGAAGGGCGTCCCGGACTACATCCCGTTCCTGGTCACCGGCGTGTTCGTCTGGACGTTCACGCAGAGTTCGATCCAGGTCGGCACCCGGGCGATCTCCGGCAACCTCGGCCTGGTGCGCGCCCTGCACTTCCCACGCGCCGCCCTGCCGATCTCCTTCTGCATCCAGCAGCTCCAGCAGCTGCTGTTCTCGATGGCCGCACTGGTCGTCATCCTGCTCAGCCTGGGCGTGCCGATCTCCGTCTCCTGGCTGCTGGTGATCCCCACGCTGGTCCTGCAGTTCCTGTTCAACGCGGGCATGTCGCTGATCATGGCGCGCATGGGCGCCAAGACCCCGGACATCGCCCAGCTGATGCCGTTCGTGCTGCGCACCTGGATGTATGTGTCCGGCGTGATGTGGAGCATCGGCCAGCTCACCAAGAAGGACCACCTGCCGCACATCGTCACGGTCCTGCTCGAGACCAACCCGGCCGCGGTCTACATCGACCTCATGCGGTACGCGCTGATCGCCAGCTTCCATGCCAAGCAGCTGCCCCCGCACGTGTGGCCGCTCGCCGCCGGCTGGGCCCTGGTCGTCGGCGTCGGCGGTTTCATCTACTTCTGGAAGGCTGAGGAGAAGTACGGCCGTGGCTGAGCAGACCGAAGAGAAGATCCCCACTGTCATCGTCGACGACGTCGACATCGTCTACCGGGTCCACGGAACCGGCGCCGGCCGCGGCTCCGCCACCGCGGCCCTCAACCGCATGCTGCGCCGCAAGCAGGCCGAGCAGGCCGCCGGCGTGCGCGAGGTGCACGCCGTGAAGAAGGTCTCGTTCGTCGCCTACAAGGGCGAGGCGGTCGGCCTCATCGGCACCAACGGCTCCGGCAAGTCGACCTTGCTCAAGGCGATCGCCGGCGTGCTCCCCGTGGAGAACGGCCACATCTACACCCACGGCCAGCCCTCCCTGCTCGGCGTCAACGCGGCCCTGATGAACGACCTCACCGGCGAGCGCAACGTCTGGCTCGGCGGCCTCGCCATGGGCATGTCCCGCGAGGAGGTCAGGGAGCGGTATCAGGACATCGTCGACTTCTCCGGGATCAACGAGAAGGGCGACTTCATCACCCTCCCGATGCGGACGTACTCCTCCGGCATGGCCGCCCGGCTGCGCTTCTCCATCGCCGCCGCCAAGGACCACGACGTCCTGCTGATCGACGAGGCCCTGGCCACCGGTGACCGC
The genomic region above belongs to Streptomyces sp. CG1 and contains:
- a CDS encoding glycosyltransferase family 2 protein, which translates into the protein MRPAPSDTPDAPDTAGTAESTSDTAGAADAPRAAQVGVVVIGYNDRAHVGDAVRSALAQGPAVAEVIAVDDCSTDGSAELLDRLAADEPRLRVVRRDVNSGGCGSPRNNGIDALTTPYVMFLDSDDVLPPGAVDALLAAATGAHAEVASGLCVRRELPSGREQPWQEPLYTAHTVLAHPSQHPRLVHDTLCVSKLYRTDFLREHGIRFPDGRFLYEDIVFTARVLAAGPRMALVPDRVYLWHVRRSAEQLSLSLDRERIDNWKARVEACTLAYDILLSAGQKELARAVRAKFLDHEVRMYTRELGLRDADYQRAWWALTREYLAHYDAADWELNPSAPGLLLARVVLESPEPRDLPRMRELAARPARLLPPYARTPDGTPVWSEDLPQVTLTPFLTRPTARLPLAFEAELQPRARASRLLLRLHEMYGRVAEAAPRELDVEWQSRDDERTRGRTTVPLTSSGAETDPASWSAELPVDLGALGAGTWDLQLTVRFADGAQRHVTAHALTGAGRLRRRAVPSVRHGVLLVQPYATHSGALAVRMASGVRGVVQVARSRLRRLLH
- the galE gene encoding UDP-glucose 4-epimerase GalE codes for the protein MTWLITGGAGYIGAHVVRAMTEAGERTVVYDDLSTGVAERVPAEVPLVRGSVLDADRVARTLAEHEISGVVHLAAKKQVGESVERPLHYYRENVEGLRTLLDAVTQAEVPSFLFSSSAAVYGMPDVDLVTEETPCEPMSPYGETKLAGEWLVRATGKATGLSTASLRYFNVAGAASPELADTGVFNLIPMVFEKLTEGAPPRIFGDDYPTPDGTCVRDYIHVVDLAEAHVTVARALASSPGTDLTVNIGRGEGVSVREMIDRINAVTGYDRPPVVTPRRPGDPARVVASADRIATELGWRAKYDVQDMITSAWEGWLRHHPEAARS
- a CDS encoding TetR/AcrR family transcriptional regulator, which encodes MTTNADEPRTPQRRRTPAGAALLREDVTEAIRGAVFEELAAVGYARMSIEGIARRAGVGKTAVYRRWRSKLHLVLDVVSAMAVLGLPVPDTGSLEGDLRLLYEVTSRALRHPVASQIIPDLQAEAARNPDIADAFQKALRDGQEGVASKIVAAAEERGEVRAGVDPDLALDLISGPLYWRAVVTRSPKLPKGYLDNLARATAGALKAL
- a CDS encoding ABC transporter permease; translation: MSQVLDTPPPTQAPADDLAALAARHGLTVSGARPTLPEYVRQLWARRHFITAFATAKLTAQYSEAKLGQIWQVMTPLLNAAVYYFIFGVLMGTKKGVPDYIPFLVTGVFVWTFTQSSIQVGTRAISGNLGLVRALHFPRAALPISFCIQQLQQLLFSMAALVVILLSLGVPISVSWLLVIPTLVLQFLFNAGMSLIMARMGAKTPDIAQLMPFVLRTWMYVSGVMWSIGQLTKKDHLPHIVTVLLETNPAAVYIDLMRYALIASFHAKQLPPHVWPLAAGWALVVGVGGFIYFWKAEEKYGRG
- a CDS encoding ABC transporter ATP-binding protein, which produces MAEQTEEKIPTVIVDDVDIVYRVHGTGAGRGSATAALNRMLRRKQAEQAAGVREVHAVKKVSFVAYKGEAVGLIGTNGSGKSTLLKAIAGVLPVENGHIYTHGQPSLLGVNAALMNDLTGERNVWLGGLAMGMSREEVRERYQDIVDFSGINEKGDFITLPMRTYSSGMAARLRFSIAAAKDHDVLLIDEALATGDRRFQMRSEDRIRELRETAGTVFLVSHNNKSIRDTCERTIWLERGVLRMDGPTEEVLEAYEAFSGDKKGDGKKAA